Proteins from a single region of Streptomyces spinoverrucosus:
- a CDS encoding peptide ABC transporter substrate-binding protein produces the protein MRRATHATWVACAAALALVGTACGGGGGSGDTGAVLSSSWGDPQNPLEPANTNEVQGGKVLDMIFRGLKKYDPGTGKAEDMLAESIRTTDSRNFTITVKDGWTFSNGEKVTARSFVDAWNYGASLKNNQRNAYFFGYIEGYDKVHPEGGGEQSAETLSGLKVTGERTFTVRLSQKFSSFPDTLGYAAFAPLPRAFFDDHDAWLAKPVGNGPYTVDSYVKGSQMSLRARDDYPGPDKAQNGGVDLKVYTDNNTAYTDLMAGNLDLVDDVPAAQLKNVKKDLGDRYLNTPAGILQTLAFPYYDKNWNRPGMDKVRKGLSRAINREQITETIFHRTRTPATDWTSPVLGEDGGYKAGLCGEWCEYDAAAAKKLIEEGGGLPGGQVRITFNADTGSHKQWVDAVCNSINNALDNDRACVSNPVGTFADFRGQITDREMTGPFRAGWQMDYPLIQNFLQPLYYTNASSNDGKWSNTKFDDLVDKANAETDTAKAVTAFQQAEEVVRDNMAAIPLWYQNGSAGYSERLSDVRLNPFSVPVYNEIKVS, from the coding sequence ATGCGCAGAGCCACGCACGCCACCTGGGTCGCATGCGCGGCGGCGCTCGCCCTCGTGGGCACAGCCTGCGGCGGGGGCGGCGGCAGCGGTGACACCGGCGCCGTACTGAGCTCCTCCTGGGGTGACCCGCAGAACCCGCTGGAGCCGGCCAACACCAACGAGGTACAGGGCGGCAAGGTCCTCGACATGATCTTCCGCGGCCTGAAGAAGTACGACCCCGGGACCGGCAAGGCCGAGGACATGCTCGCCGAGAGCATCAGGACCACCGACTCGCGGAACTTCACCATCACCGTCAAGGACGGCTGGACCTTCAGCAACGGCGAGAAGGTCACCGCCCGGTCCTTCGTCGACGCCTGGAACTACGGTGCGAGCCTGAAGAACAACCAGCGCAACGCCTACTTCTTCGGCTACATCGAGGGCTACGACAAGGTGCACCCGGAGGGCGGCGGCGAGCAGAGCGCCGAGACCCTGTCCGGCCTGAAGGTCACCGGCGAGCGCACCTTCACCGTGCGGCTGAGCCAGAAGTTCTCCAGCTTCCCCGACACCCTCGGCTACGCCGCCTTCGCCCCGCTGCCCCGGGCCTTCTTCGACGACCACGACGCCTGGCTGGCCAAGCCCGTCGGCAACGGCCCGTACACCGTCGACTCGTACGTCAAGGGCTCCCAGATGTCGCTGCGCGCCCGGGACGACTACCCCGGCCCCGACAAGGCGCAGAACGGCGGCGTGGACCTGAAGGTCTACACCGACAACAACACCGCCTACACCGACCTCATGGCCGGCAACCTCGACCTCGTCGACGACGTCCCCGCCGCACAGCTGAAGAACGTCAAGAAGGACCTCGGCGACCGCTACCTCAACACCCCGGCCGGCATCCTCCAGACCCTCGCCTTCCCCTACTACGACAAGAACTGGAACAGGCCCGGCATGGACAAGGTCCGCAAGGGCCTGTCCCGGGCGATCAACCGCGAGCAGATCACCGAGACCATCTTCCACCGCACCCGCACCCCGGCCACCGACTGGACCTCACCGGTCCTCGGCGAGGACGGCGGCTACAAGGCGGGGCTGTGCGGCGAGTGGTGCGAGTACGACGCGGCGGCGGCGAAGAAGCTGATCGAGGAGGGCGGCGGGCTGCCCGGCGGCCAGGTCAGGATCACGTTCAACGCGGACACCGGCTCGCACAAGCAGTGGGTGGACGCGGTCTGCAACTCCATCAACAACGCCCTCGACAACGACCGCGCCTGCGTCAGCAACCCCGTCGGCACGTTCGCCGACTTCCGTGGCCAGATCACCGACCGCGAGATGACCGGCCCGTTCCGCGCCGGCTGGCAGATGGACTACCCGCTGATCCAGAACTTCCTCCAGCCGCTCTACTACACCAACGCCTCCTCCAACGACGGCAAGTGGAGCAACACGAAGTTCGACGACCTGGTCGACAAGGCCAACGCCGAGACCGACACCGCCAAGGCCGTGACGGCCTTCCAGCAGGCCGAGGAGGTCGTCCGGGACAACATGGCCGCCATCCCGCTCTGGTACCAGAACGGCAGCGCCGGCTACTCGGAGCGGCTGTCCGACGTGCGGCTCAACCCGTTCAGCGTCCCCGTCTACAACGAGATCAAGGTCAGCTGA
- a CDS encoding ABC transporter substrate-binding protein: protein MKRHDQNGSPRRLRPRAPRTLAAVLTVSAALLAPLGGPAPSQAAAADGKKVLTVAVAQSVDSLSPFLASRLVSTSIHRLMYEYLTNYDPKDARAIPGLATKWTPSADKLTWTYTIRSGTKWSDGKPVTAEDAAWTFNKMMTDEDAATANGSFVTNFKKVTAPSPTELVIELDKPQATMAALDVPIVPKHVWEKVKDFSKFNNDTQFPVVGNGPFVLTGYKADSYVRLEPNKEFWRGPAKFDELLFRYYKDGDAAVAALQKGEVSFVSGLTPAQTAALQGRPDIKVNDAPGRRFFALATNPGARAANGEKFGDGHPSLLDQRVRQALFMAVDRTALVDKVFQGHAVEGEGYIPPRFSTYYWKPSAQQKLAYDPAEAARLLDQAGYRENGDGKRVGKDGKPINYRILCHATDPNDKAVGQYLKEWWGDLGIGVTLNCLDNVSDPWLAGEYDLAFDGWSVNPDPDFVLSIHTCDALPATPDDVGATDNFICDKTYDELYAKQLAEYDPAKRADLVKQMESRLYDLGYMNVMAYPNALEAYRTDQIESITTMPAEAGNIYGQDGYWSWWSAVPAASDDSSGGSGSTGVIVGIAAGVVVLLGAGVFFGLRRRATAEDRE, encoded by the coding sequence ATGAAGCGACACGATCAGAACGGCTCCCCCCGCAGACTCCGACCCCGCGCGCCCCGTACCCTCGCCGCCGTCCTCACCGTGTCGGCGGCCCTCCTGGCACCGCTCGGTGGGCCCGCGCCCTCGCAGGCCGCGGCGGCGGACGGCAAGAAGGTCCTCACCGTCGCGGTGGCGCAGAGCGTGGACTCGCTGAGCCCCTTCCTGGCGTCCCGACTGGTCAGCACGAGCATCCACCGGCTGATGTACGAGTACCTCACCAACTACGACCCCAAGGACGCCCGCGCGATCCCGGGTCTGGCCACCAAGTGGACGCCGTCCGCCGACAAGCTGACCTGGACGTACACGATCCGCTCCGGCACCAAGTGGTCGGACGGCAAGCCGGTCACCGCCGAGGACGCGGCCTGGACGTTCAACAAGATGATGACCGACGAGGACGCCGCCACCGCCAACGGCAGCTTCGTCACCAACTTCAAGAAGGTGACGGCCCCCAGCCCCACCGAGCTGGTCATAGAGCTCGACAAGCCGCAGGCCACCATGGCCGCCCTCGACGTGCCGATCGTGCCCAAGCACGTCTGGGAGAAGGTGAAGGACTTCTCCAAGTTCAACAACGACACCCAGTTCCCCGTTGTCGGCAACGGTCCGTTCGTCCTCACCGGCTACAAGGCCGACAGCTATGTGCGGCTGGAGCCCAACAAGGAGTTCTGGCGCGGACCCGCGAAGTTCGACGAGCTGCTCTTCAGGTACTACAAGGACGGTGACGCGGCCGTCGCCGCCCTGCAGAAGGGCGAGGTGTCCTTCGTCAGCGGCCTGACGCCCGCTCAGACGGCGGCGCTTCAGGGCCGGCCGGACATCAAGGTCAACGACGCCCCGGGCCGCCGTTTCTTCGCCCTGGCCACCAACCCGGGCGCGCGGGCCGCGAACGGCGAGAAGTTCGGCGACGGCCATCCCTCCCTGCTGGACCAGCGGGTGCGGCAGGCGCTGTTCATGGCGGTCGACCGTACGGCCCTCGTCGACAAGGTCTTCCAGGGCCACGCCGTCGAAGGCGAGGGGTACATCCCGCCGCGCTTCTCGACGTACTACTGGAAGCCGTCGGCACAGCAGAAACTCGCCTACGACCCCGCCGAGGCGGCCCGCCTCCTCGACCAGGCCGGCTACCGCGAGAACGGCGACGGCAAACGGGTCGGCAAGGACGGCAAGCCGATCAACTACCGCATCCTCTGCCACGCCACCGACCCCAACGACAAGGCCGTCGGCCAGTACCTCAAGGAGTGGTGGGGCGACCTCGGCATCGGGGTGACGCTCAACTGCCTCGACAACGTGTCCGACCCCTGGCTGGCGGGCGAGTACGACCTCGCCTTCGACGGCTGGTCCGTCAACCCCGACCCGGACTTCGTGCTGTCGATCCACACCTGCGACGCCCTGCCCGCCACCCCCGACGACGTGGGCGCGACCGACAACTTCATCTGCGACAAGACGTACGACGAGCTGTACGCCAAGCAGCTGGCCGAGTACGACCCGGCCAAGCGGGCGGACCTCGTCAAGCAGATGGAGTCGCGGCTGTACGACCTGGGGTACATGAACGTCATGGCGTACCCGAACGCGCTCGAGGCCTATCGCACGGACCAGATCGAGTCGATCACCACCATGCCGGCCGAGGCGGGCAACATCTACGGTCAGGACGGCTACTGGAGTTGGTGGTCCGCGGTACCGGCCGCCTCCGACGACTCCTCCGGCGGCTCGGGCTCGACAGGCGTGATCGTGGGCATCGCGGCCGGTGTGGTGGTCCTTCTCGGCGCGGGCGTGTTCTTCGGGCTGCGGCGGCGGGCGACCGCCGAGGACCGTGAGTAG
- a CDS encoding ABC transporter permease has protein sequence MAADAASARVTKTERSGTGYLRYGAGKLGGAVVSLLAVLVTSFFLFRLIPGDPVKYMTGGRQVSNEQLAAYRREFGLDLPLWQQFTDYCHKALTGDLGTSYQFRAPVIDKITEALPNTLILTGTAFVLYTALGVVLGTRSAWRHGRLGDRLNTGLALTLYSIPSFWLGLLLIIVFAVGLGPIPGLFPTGGMESGGEEGFAYVLDVAHHLVLPVITLVAVEYGQTLLVTRSALLDEMGSDYLTTARAKGLKDDLVRRRHAVPNAMLPTVTLIFVNLGRTVAGVILVETVFSWPGLGGLFYQALSVPDLPLVQGLFFVFAAAVIVMNTLADLIYPLLDPRVAR, from the coding sequence ATGGCCGCTGACGCAGCATCCGCACGGGTGACGAAGACAGAGCGCTCCGGCACGGGATATCTGCGCTACGGCGCCGGCAAGCTCGGCGGCGCCGTGGTCTCCCTGTTGGCCGTCCTCGTCACCAGCTTCTTCCTGTTCCGGCTGATCCCCGGCGACCCGGTCAAGTACATGACCGGCGGCCGCCAGGTGTCGAACGAGCAACTCGCCGCGTACCGACGGGAGTTCGGCCTCGACCTGCCGCTGTGGCAGCAGTTCACGGACTACTGCCACAAGGCCCTCACCGGGGATCTCGGCACGTCGTACCAGTTCCGCGCCCCGGTCATCGACAAGATCACCGAGGCGCTCCCGAACACCCTGATCCTCACCGGTACGGCGTTCGTCCTCTACACCGCGCTCGGCGTCGTCCTCGGCACGCGGTCGGCATGGCGCCACGGCCGCCTCGGCGACCGGCTGAACACCGGCCTGGCGCTCACCCTCTACTCCATCCCGTCCTTCTGGCTGGGACTGCTGCTCATCATCGTGTTCGCGGTGGGCCTGGGCCCGATCCCGGGCCTGTTCCCGACCGGTGGCATGGAGTCCGGGGGTGAGGAGGGCTTCGCGTACGTCCTCGATGTCGCCCACCATCTCGTGCTGCCGGTGATCACCCTGGTCGCCGTCGAGTACGGCCAGACCCTGCTGGTCACCCGCTCGGCGCTGCTCGACGAGATGGGCAGCGACTATCTGACCACCGCGCGCGCCAAGGGCCTGAAGGACGATTTGGTCCGGCGCCGGCACGCCGTGCCCAACGCGATGCTGCCGACGGTGACGCTGATCTTCGTGAACCTGGGCCGGACGGTGGCGGGTGTGATCCTCGTGGAGACCGTCTTCTCCTGGCCGGGCCTGGGCGGACTCTTCTACCAGGCGCTGAGCGTGCCCGACCTCCCGCTGGTCCAGGGCCTGTTCTTCGTCTTCGCGGCCGCGGTGATCGTGATGAACACGCTGGCCGATCTGATCTATCCGCTGCTCGATCCCAGGGTGGCCCGATGA
- a CDS encoding ABC transporter permease, whose translation MTTTDTPAPAGSRTLAWQRRRQSAARFWKNYRTHRAGLLGLAALALFVLAALTAPLTVGSDVANVTDAPGSPMESPSAEFPLGTDRFGRDLLGLLIWGSRVSLLVGLLAAVLSVVIGALVGITAGHFRGAYATVLMRVTDWFLVMPTLVLAIALATVMSRSLGTVVLAIGVTTWPTTARLVRAQTLAVESRPYIERAKALGGGHWHIMSRHVLPNVMPLVLAQTTLMISSSILAEATLAFLGLGDPTVVSWGGMLQEAREAGAVSSGDWWYLVPPGIAIAVIALAFTLCGRAVESVLNPRLGVAR comes from the coding sequence ATGACGACCACTGACACGCCCGCACCGGCGGGGTCGCGGACGCTCGCGTGGCAGCGCCGACGACAGTCCGCGGCCCGTTTCTGGAAGAACTACCGCACGCACCGCGCGGGCCTGTTGGGTCTCGCCGCCCTCGCGCTGTTCGTGCTGGCCGCGCTGACCGCCCCGCTCACGGTCGGTTCCGACGTGGCGAACGTGACGGACGCGCCGGGCAGCCCGATGGAGAGCCCGAGCGCCGAGTTCCCGCTGGGCACGGACCGCTTCGGTCGCGACCTGCTGGGCCTGCTGATCTGGGGCTCGCGGGTCTCGCTCCTGGTCGGACTGCTGGCGGCGGTGCTCTCGGTGGTGATCGGAGCGCTGGTCGGCATCACCGCCGGGCACTTCCGCGGCGCGTACGCCACCGTGCTGATGCGGGTCACCGACTGGTTCCTGGTGATGCCGACGCTGGTGCTCGCCATCGCCCTCGCCACCGTGATGTCCCGTTCGCTCGGCACGGTCGTGCTGGCGATCGGCGTGACGACCTGGCCGACCACGGCCCGGCTGGTACGGGCGCAGACGCTGGCGGTCGAGTCGCGGCCGTACATCGAACGCGCGAAGGCGCTCGGCGGCGGGCACTGGCACATCATGTCCAGGCACGTCCTGCCCAACGTCATGCCGCTGGTGCTGGCACAGACCACCCTGATGATCTCCTCCTCCATCCTCGCCGAGGCGACCCTCGCCTTCCTGGGCCTGGGCGATCCGACGGTGGTGTCCTGGGGCGGCATGCTCCAGGAGGCGCGCGAGGCGGGCGCGGTCAGCTCGGGTGACTGGTGGTACCTGGTGCCGCCGGGCATCGCGATCGCCGTGATCGCGCTGGCGTTCACGCTCTGCGGACGCGCTGTGGAGTCCGTTCTCAACCCCAGGCTGGGGGTGGCCCGTTGA
- a CDS encoding ABC transporter ATP-binding protein: protein MTLLEVRNLEVTYPGGAAAVRGVDLTLAAGQKLGIAGESGCGKSTLALALLRLLPAGTRITGSVLLDGEDVLTMRWGRVRAVRWAGASIVFQGAMHSLNAVHRVGDQIAEPILLHGGATRAAARRKVGELLEHVGLPPARASAYPHELSGGQRQRVMIAMALACDPRLVVADEPTTALDVMIQAQILRLIENLVAEQDLGLVMISHDLAVLADTCDRLAVMYAGRVVEEGPAREVYEEARHPYAEALSSAFPRIGDPASRFAPRGLAGDPPDPSDLPSGCAFHPRCPAALAQCASVDQLLREAGQDRRAACVHVTTTAPEAELDARSRT from the coding sequence TTGACGCTGCTGGAGGTCCGGAACCTGGAGGTGACCTATCCGGGCGGCGCGGCCGCCGTGCGGGGCGTGGACCTGACGCTGGCGGCGGGGCAGAAGCTCGGCATCGCGGGCGAGTCCGGCTGCGGCAAGTCGACCCTGGCGCTGGCCCTGCTGAGGCTGCTGCCGGCCGGGACCCGGATCACCGGGTCGGTGCTGCTGGACGGCGAGGACGTGCTGACCATGCGGTGGGGGCGGGTGCGCGCGGTGCGCTGGGCGGGCGCCTCGATCGTCTTCCAGGGCGCGATGCACTCCCTCAACGCCGTGCACCGCGTCGGCGACCAGATCGCCGAGCCGATCCTGCTGCACGGCGGGGCGACCAGGGCGGCGGCGCGCAGAAAGGTGGGTGAGCTGCTGGAACACGTGGGGCTGCCGCCGGCTCGGGCGAGCGCGTACCCGCACGAGCTGTCGGGGGGCCAGCGGCAACGCGTGATGATCGCCATGGCGCTGGCCTGCGACCCCCGGCTGGTCGTGGCCGACGAGCCGACCACCGCCCTGGACGTGATGATCCAGGCCCAGATCCTGCGCCTGATCGAGAACCTCGTCGCCGAGCAGGACCTCGGCCTCGTCATGATCAGCCACGACCTGGCGGTCCTCGCCGACACCTGCGACCGGCTCGCGGTGATGTACGCGGGCCGGGTGGTCGAGGAGGGTCCGGCCCGGGAGGTCTACGAGGAGGCGCGCCACCCGTACGCCGAGGCGCTGTCGTCCGCGTTCCCCCGGATCGGCGACCCGGCGTCGAGATTCGCCCCGCGCGGCCTGGCGGGCGACCCGCCGGATCCGTCGGATCTGCCGTCGGGGTGCGCGTTCCACCCGCGGTGCCCGGCGGCACTGGCGCAGTGCGCATCGGTGGATCAGCTGCTGCGGGAGGCGGGACAGGACCGCAGGGCGGCCTGCGTCCATGTGACGACGACGGCACCGGAGGCGGAACTGGACGCGAGGAGCCGCACATGA
- a CDS encoding oligopeptide/dipeptide ABC transporter ATP-binding protein: MTAPPAPLLTAQGLHVTFPGRHGAAPAHAVDGVELDIRPGEIVALVGESGCGKTTLARAVLGLVTPTAGEVGFAGERLTYTSRALKAYRRRVQLVLQDPSGSLNPRHTVYDAVAEGLRIHGYDGDEREAVAQALSRAGLRPPERFFLRYPHELSGGQRQRVVIAGALVLGPELVVADEPVASLDASVRGEILALLLRLRDELGLAALVVTHDLGLAWNIADRVAVMYLGRIVETGAVEQVLTAPRHPYTQALLSVVPEAPGDPVVLTGEPPDPTRIPSGCRFHARCQILASGEAEAAGVADACRTRDLEVLDGDGGAQVACHWARARVTT, encoded by the coding sequence ATGACCGCACCACCGGCGCCGCTGCTCACCGCGCAGGGCCTGCACGTGACCTTCCCCGGCCGCCACGGCGCCGCCCCCGCCCATGCCGTGGACGGCGTCGAACTCGACATCCGGCCCGGCGAGATCGTGGCGCTGGTCGGTGAGTCGGGCTGCGGCAAGACGACACTCGCCCGGGCGGTGCTCGGCCTGGTGACACCGACCGCGGGAGAGGTCGGCTTCGCCGGGGAGCGGCTGACGTACACCTCCCGGGCCCTGAAGGCGTACCGCAGGCGCGTGCAACTGGTGCTGCAGGACCCGTCCGGCTCGCTGAACCCACGGCACACGGTGTACGACGCGGTCGCCGAGGGCCTGCGGATCCACGGGTACGACGGGGACGAGCGGGAGGCGGTGGCTCAGGCCCTGTCCCGGGCCGGGCTCCGCCCACCCGAGCGCTTCTTCCTGCGCTACCCGCACGAGCTGTCCGGAGGCCAGCGGCAGCGGGTCGTGATCGCGGGCGCGCTGGTGCTGGGGCCCGAACTCGTCGTCGCGGACGAGCCGGTGGCGTCCCTCGACGCCTCCGTGCGCGGCGAGATCCTCGCCCTGCTGCTGCGGCTGCGCGACGAACTGGGCCTGGCCGCGCTGGTGGTCACCCACGACCTGGGCCTGGCGTGGAACATCGCGGACCGGGTCGCGGTGATGTACCTGGGCCGGATCGTGGAGACGGGCGCCGTCGAGCAGGTGCTCACCGCACCGCGACACCCGTACACCCAGGCCCTGTTGTCGGTCGTGCCGGAGGCTCCCGGCGACCCCGTGGTCCTCACCGGCGAGCCCCCCGACCCCACGCGCATCCCCTCCGGGTGCCGCTTCCACGCCCGCTGCCAGATCCTGGCGAGCGGCGAGGCGGAGGCGGCGGGCGTCGCGGACGCGTGCCGGACGCGGGACCTGGAGGTGCTGGACGGGGACGGCGGGGCCCAGGTGGCGTGCCACTGGGCGCGGGCGCGGGTCACGACGTGA
- a CDS encoding ABC transporter ATP-binding protein, whose product MAELSKTDEPQDATPNVSEVEVVDAHSETEAVAAIEAPAERGEPILQVRNLVKHFPLTQGILFKRQVGAVKAVDGISFDLYQGETLGIVGESGCGKSTVAKLLMMLEQATAGEIFYKGQDITKLSGRALKAVRRNIQMVFQDPYTSLNPRMTVGDIIGETFEIHPEVAPKGDRRRRVQELLKVVGLNPEYINRYPHQFSGGQRQRIGIARGLALNPEIIICDEPVSALDVSVQAQVINLMEKLQDEFNLSYIFIAHDLSIVRHISDRVGVMYLGKMAEIGTDEQIYDHPTHPYTQALLSAVPVPDPEAREHRERIILTGDVPSPANPPSGCRFRTRCWKAQDKCAEEVPLLAVPERLRGADTPAAHESACHFAEEKDVVHAA is encoded by the coding sequence ATGGCTGAGCTCAGCAAGACCGACGAGCCGCAGGACGCCACGCCGAACGTCTCCGAGGTCGAGGTCGTCGACGCCCACTCCGAGACGGAGGCGGTCGCCGCGATCGAGGCGCCGGCCGAGCGGGGCGAACCGATCCTGCAGGTCCGCAACCTGGTGAAGCACTTCCCGCTCACCCAGGGCATCCTGTTCAAACGCCAGGTCGGCGCGGTCAAGGCCGTCGACGGCATCTCCTTCGACCTGTACCAGGGGGAGACCCTGGGCATCGTGGGCGAGTCCGGCTGCGGCAAGTCCACGGTCGCCAAGCTGCTGATGATGCTGGAGCAGGCCACCGCGGGCGAGATCTTCTACAAGGGCCAGGACATCACCAAGCTGTCCGGGCGTGCGCTGAAGGCGGTCCGGCGGAACATCCAGATGGTGTTCCAGGACCCGTACACCTCGCTCAACCCCCGTATGACGGTGGGCGACATCATCGGGGAGACCTTCGAGATCCACCCCGAGGTGGCCCCGAAGGGCGACCGCCGCCGCAGGGTCCAGGAGCTCCTGAAGGTCGTCGGCCTCAACCCCGAGTACATCAACCGCTACCCGCACCAGTTCTCGGGCGGTCAGCGCCAGCGCATCGGCATCGCCCGCGGCCTGGCCCTGAACCCCGAGATCATCATCTGCGACGAGCCGGTCTCCGCGCTGGACGTGTCCGTCCAGGCGCAGGTCATCAACCTGATGGAGAAGCTCCAGGACGAGTTCAACCTCTCCTACATCTTCATCGCGCACGACCTGTCGATCGTCCGGCACATCTCGGACCGGGTCGGGGTCATGTACCTCGGCAAGATGGCCGAGATCGGCACCGACGAGCAGATCTACGACCACCCGACGCATCCCTACACCCAGGCGCTGCTGTCGGCGGTCCCGGTGCCGGACCCCGAGGCCCGTGAGCACCGCGAGCGGATCATCCTCACCGGCGACGTGCCGTCCCCGGCCAACCCGCCCTCGGGCTGCCGCTTCCGCACCCGCTGCTGGAAGGCCCAGGACAAGTGCGCCGAGGAAGTCCCGCTCCTCGCGGTCCCCGAGCGCCTGCGCGGCGCGGACACCCCGGCCGCACACGAGTCGGCGTGCCACTTCGCCGAGGAGAAGGACGTCGTCCACGCGGCGTGA
- a CDS encoding ABC transporter ATP-binding protein — MTIIDETAESPTPDGAADAGRPLLEVRDLHVEFHTRDGVAKAVNGVNYSVSAGETLAVLGESGSGKSVTAQAIMGILDMPPGRIPKGEILFRGQDMLKMSNEERRKIRGRKIAMIFQDALSSLNPVLTVGYQLGEMFRVHQGMSKKDAKAKAIELMDRVKIPAAAARVNDYPHQFSGGMRQRIMIAMALALEPDLIIADEPTTALDVTVQAQVMDLLAELQREYHMGLILITHDLGVVADVADKIAVMYAGRIVERAPVHELYKRPAHPYTKGLLDSIPRLDQKGQELYAIKGLPPNLLRIPTGCAFNPRCPQAQDICRTDVPALHPVAERDGSELAGRGSACHFWKETIHG, encoded by the coding sequence GTGACCATCATCGATGAAACGGCCGAGAGTCCCACGCCCGACGGCGCGGCCGACGCGGGCCGCCCGCTGCTCGAAGTCCGCGACCTGCACGTGGAGTTCCACACCCGTGACGGCGTCGCCAAGGCAGTCAACGGCGTCAACTACTCCGTCTCCGCGGGCGAGACGCTCGCCGTGCTCGGCGAGTCCGGCTCCGGCAAGTCCGTGACCGCGCAGGCGATCATGGGCATCCTCGACATGCCGCCCGGCCGCATCCCCAAGGGGGAGATCCTCTTCCGCGGCCAGGACATGCTGAAGATGTCCAACGAGGAGCGCCGGAAGATCCGCGGCCGCAAGATCGCGATGATCTTCCAGGACGCGCTGTCCTCGCTCAACCCGGTCCTGACCGTCGGCTACCAGCTCGGCGAGATGTTCCGCGTCCACCAGGGCATGTCCAAGAAGGACGCCAAGGCCAAGGCGATCGAGCTGATGGACCGGGTGAAGATCCCGGCCGCGGCGGCTCGGGTGAACGACTACCCGCACCAGTTCTCGGGCGGTATGCGCCAGCGCATCATGATCGCGATGGCGCTCGCCCTGGAGCCGGACCTGATCATCGCCGACGAGCCCACCACGGCCCTCGACGTGACCGTCCAGGCCCAGGTCATGGACCTGCTCGCGGAGTTGCAGCGCGAGTACCACATGGGCCTCATCCTGATCACCCACGACCTCGGCGTGGTCGCCGACGTCGCGGACAAGATCGCCGTGATGTACGCGGGCCGCATCGTGGAGCGCGCCCCGGTCCACGAGCTGTACAAGCGCCCCGCGCACCCGTACACCAAGGGCCTGCTGGACTCGATCCCGCGCCTGGACCAGAAGGGCCAGGAGCTGTACGCGATCAAGGGTCTGCCGCCCAACCTGCTGCGCATCCCGACCGGTTGCGCCTTCAACCCGCGCTGCCCCCAGGCCCAGGACATCTGCCGTACGGACGTCCCGGCCCTGCACCCCGTCGCCGAGCGGGACGGCAGCGAGCTGGCCGGCCGCGGCTCGGCCTGCCACTTCTGGAAGGAGACGATCCATGGCTGA
- a CDS encoding ABC transporter permease has product MPDKTVEKQVEALPGDTVSTAGVVVTDTGPAPDKARSLWSDAWHDLRRNPLFLISAVLIVFLLVMSVWPGLFTSASPRDADLANHYLGAPNWGHVFAPDWLGYDVQGRSIYARVVYGARASISVGVGVTVAVTIIGTVIGMIAGYFGGWTDTLLSRLTDIFLGIPFLLGALVVLNSFDNRTVWVVILALAFLGWTQIARVARGAVITIKQADYVVAAKALGASTSRILIRHILPNALAPIIVVATIALGGYIAAEATLSFLGVGLGDTAVSWGGDVARGREQLRIAPHTLIIPSVMVSITVLSFLMFGDAVRNALDPKLR; this is encoded by the coding sequence ATGCCTGACAAGACCGTGGAGAAGCAGGTCGAAGCGCTTCCCGGTGACACCGTGAGCACCGCGGGCGTCGTCGTGACCGACACCGGCCCGGCTCCCGACAAGGCGCGCAGCCTGTGGTCCGACGCCTGGCACGACCTGCGGCGCAACCCGCTGTTCCTGATCTCGGCCGTGCTGATCGTGTTCCTGCTGGTGATGTCGGTCTGGCCGGGACTGTTCACCAGCGCCTCGCCGCGCGACGCCGATCTGGCCAACCACTATCTGGGCGCGCCGAACTGGGGCCATGTCTTCGCCCCGGACTGGCTCGGTTACGACGTCCAGGGCCGTTCGATCTACGCACGGGTCGTCTACGGTGCCCGCGCCTCGATCAGCGTCGGCGTGGGCGTCACCGTCGCCGTCACCATCATCGGCACGGTCATCGGCATGATCGCCGGCTACTTCGGCGGCTGGACCGACACCCTGCTCTCGCGGCTGACCGACATCTTCCTCGGCATCCCGTTCCTGCTCGGCGCCCTGGTGGTCCTCAACTCCTTCGACAACCGCACCGTCTGGGTCGTCATCCTGGCTCTTGCCTTCCTCGGCTGGACCCAGATCGCCCGTGTCGCTCGCGGTGCCGTGATCACCATCAAGCAGGCGGACTACGTGGTGGCCGCCAAGGCCCTCGGTGCGTCGACGTCGCGGATCCTGATCCGGCACATCCTGCCCAACGCGCTCGCGCCCATCATCGTCGTCGCGACCATCGCGCTCGGCGGCTACATCGCGGCCGAGGCCACCCTGTCCTTCCTGGGCGTGGGTCTCGGTGACACCGCCGTGTCCTGGGGCGGCGACGTGGCGCGAGGACGTGAGCAGCTCCGTATCGCCCCCCACACCCTGATCATCCCGTCGGTGATGGTCTCGATCACGGTGCTCTCGTTCCTGATGTTCGGCGATGCTGTACGCAACGCCCTCGACCCCAAGCTGCGCTGA